Proteins encoded together in one Triticum dicoccoides isolate Atlit2015 ecotype Zavitan chromosome 7B, WEW_v2.0, whole genome shotgun sequence window:
- the LOC119339958 gene encoding UDP-glycosyltransferase 83A1-like, whose amino-acid sequence MATAAPHVMVLPLAAQGHVTPFMELSHRLVEHGLEVTFVCTEPTHALVLGALRLRQATVDGIHLVSMPDSLADGDDRRDLGKVLDALARCMPGYVEELVREKKVTWLVADANLGSLCFEAAKKLGVRVASFFPASAACLGTLSRIPQLIEDGFFDDKGVPKRREAVELAPEMPPVYTSHMLWSVDGGPEVQHVVFQLVRRNTEAASLADVVVCNSFLEAEATAFELFPDILPIGPLLADPGKPVGQFLPEDTRCLGWLDAHPDSSVVYVAFGTSTVFEPRQFRELAEGLELTCRPFLWVVRPDFTSGAVISKAWFDEFEGRVAGKGMVVSWCSQQQVLAHRAVACFVSHCGWNSTMEGVRNGVPFLCWSRLKVDQYTNRSYICDI is encoded by the exons ATGGCCACGGCGGCGCCTCACGTCATGGTGTTGCCGCTCGCGGCGCAGGGCCACGTGACCCCGTTCATGGAGCTGTCGCACCGCCTCGTCGAGCACGGCCTCGAGGTCACCTTCGTCTGCACCGAGCCCACCCACGCGCTCGTCCTCGGCGCCCTGCGACTGCGGCAGGCCACCGTGGACGGGATCCACCTGGTCTCCATGCCGGACAGCCTGGCCGACGGCGACGACCGCCGGGACCTCGGCAAGGTCCTGGACGCGCTCGCCCGGTGCATGCCGGGCTACGTGGAGGAGCTCGTCAGGGAGAAGAAGGTAACGTGGCTCGTCGCCGACGCCAACCTGGGGTCCTTGTGCTTCGAGGCCGCCAAGAAGCTCGGCGTCAGGGTCGCATCCTTCTTCCCGGCGTCCGCGGCATGCCTTGGGACGTTGTCCAGGATCCCCCAGCTCATAGAGGATGGCTTCTTCGACGACAAAG GCGTCCCGAAGCGACGAGAGGCGGTCGAGCTGGCCCCCGAGATGCCGCCGGTCTACACGTCGCACATGCTGTGGAGCGTCGACGGCGGGCCCGAGGTGCAGCACGTGGTCTTCCAGCTGGTGCGCCGGAACACCGAGGCGGCCAGCCTCGCCGACGTCGTCGTCTGCAACTCGTTCCTCGAAGCGGAGGCCACGGCGTTCGAGCTGTTCCCTGACATACTGCCCATCGGCCCGCTGCTCGCCGACCCAGGAAAGCCCGTGGGGCAGTTCCTGCCGGAGGACACGAGATGCCTCGGCTGGCTCGACGCGCATCCCGACAGCTCCGTCGTGTACGTGGCGTTCGGCACGTccaccgtcttcgagccccgccagttccgggagctcgccgaggggcTGGAGCTCACCTGCCGGCCCTTCCTGTGGGTGGTGCGCCCGGACTTCACGTCCGGCGCCGTCATCAGCAAGGCGTGGTTCGACGAGTTCGAAGGCCGCGTCGCCGGCAAGGGCATGGTCGTCAGCTGGTGCTCCCAGCAGCAG GTTCTGGCGCACCGGGCCGTGGCGTGCTTCGTGTCCCACTGCGGATGGAACTCGACGATGGAAGGGGTGAGGAACGGCGTGCCCTTCCTGTGCTGGTCCAGACTGAAGGTCGACCAGTACACCAACCGGAGCTACATCTGCGACATCTGA